gctgctgatgagactgagggaactattttttagcaactaataatagtttcaaatctaacaatgagttaattttagattcgggttgttcttatcatatgtgtcacAATCGgtatttatttaccacatataaatctattggaggtggagttaTCTTGATGGCAACAATGCTGCATGTAAATTTTTGGGaaaaaggtacagtccgaatcaaaataCACGATGTTGTGGTGAGAATTCTCActgatgttagacatgttcctgacttgaagaaaaatctcatctctttgggtaCTCTaaaatctcttgggtgcaagtacacaggtgaaggtggagttctgaaagtttctcatggtgctcttgtgatcatgaaagcacacatATCTGGTTCGTTGTATGCTTTATTGGGATCCATTGTTATAGGCCTtactacagtttcggtatcagacaacttgtctgattttgatgacattaaattttgacatatgcccattggggcttttgcggagaaggtggagaaaatttactatatcatccaaatttaggccaaggtggagatttataATATGGCAATTATTTTGGCTAATAGAGTCCATATCACATAAGCATAAgtatctttgcaaagtgtagactttgttggcaatattctttgggacccaaaaatattgcattgtgtgttggatatcatttgcacaagttatatctcttcttttacacttaAGAAGCCAAGACTTTTTTGtctataaaagggaaggccattagttcattttcgacacaccaacaagacttgagtcttcatttcttgtttcttcctttcttcctttattaagaatgttttgtatgagagttaagtgttgggaagcacttgtgtgaaccctttctttggagtgatcttgtgaggttattctcttagggtatttgggattaattagagtatttactctaattttgtactctcttttgtactcttattgttatagtagaTTGCTCAtttccgcttgtggacgtaggtcactttgaccgaaccacgttaaatttgtgtcttctttatatacTTTAATtatcgttgttatcaacttcaattgtctttgttattgtcattataccgttgtttggctaaattttgcactacccgggttcccgatcctaacaaattggtatcagattCGTATCTAACCGGGTTAAtttcaatagccaaaatgactctaacaaagacctatgttgagaaatttgaccgaagtgcaaacttcggaatgtggcaattaaagatggaagctatcctaattcaggatggcttagacttgACGTTGCAAGTAAATgagaagaagccggataaaatgacggacagggagtttgccatcatagacaaaaaggcaaaaacaAGTATcgttttaaatctctcaaatgaggttttacgtgaaggTTTTTATAGAAACTACAGCTAAAGGCATgtggaaaaaattaaaaaccttatatatgaagaggacggtggaaaatagactttacctgaagtAGAAGCTTTATACAGTTCGTATGGGTGAAAGTACTTCTATTCTCTCTCATTTTGACAcatttgattccattcttatggatttgagtaatatagaggctgaaattaaagatgaggatcaaacCGTGTTACTTCTTTCttctctacccccatcttttaagcatatacgagatactatgctttatgtaaaggataatatctcttataaggatattaaatctatcttaaaatcaaaagaacaaatagatagtgatattactggggaagtTAATGGAACTCAAGCAGAggttggcttgtttgttagggaaaaatccgactccatatccagatacaataatttacagtgtcgctattgtcataagtGACCTCCGAATGCTATAAgctgaaaaataaaggaaagcataaggaaaggaaaaataagcacaaaaatactgacattgccgaagcaagtgtagctgctgatgagactgagggaactattttttagcaactaataatagtttcaaatctaacaatgagttaactttagattcgggttgttcttatcatatgtgtcaaAATTGGTATTTATTTatcacatatgaatctattggaggtgaagttatcttgatgggcaacaatgctgcCTACAAAGTTTTTGGAAAAGGTACAGTCCAAATCAAAATACACGATGTTGTGGTGAGAATTCTCActgatgttagacatgttcctgacttgaagaaaaatctcatctctttgggtactctagaatctcttgggtgtaagtacacaggtgaaggtggagttctgaaagtttctcatggtgctcttgtgatcatgaaagcacacatatctggttcgttgtatactttattgggatccATTGTTATAGGCCTtactacagtttcggtatcagacaacttgtctgattttgatggcattaaattttgacatatgcccattggggcttttgcggagaaggtggagaaaatttactatatcattcaaaattaggccaaggtgaaGATTTATAATATGACCATTATTTTGGCTAATAGAGTCCATATCACATAAGCATAAgtatctttgcaaagtgtagactttgttggcaatattctttgggatccaaaaatattgcattgtgtgttggacatcatttgcacaagttgtatctcttcttttacacataagaggccaagacttttttgtttataaaagggaaggccattagttcattttagacacaccaacaagacttgagtcttcatttcttgtttcttcctttcttcctttattaagagtattttgtatgagagttaagtgttgggaagcaTTTGTGTGAActctttctttggagtgatcttgtgaggttattctcttagggtatttgggattaattagagtatttactctaattttgtactctcttttgtactcttattgttatagtaaattgctcatttccgcttgtggacgtaggccactttgatcgaaccacgttaaatttgtgtcttctttatctactttaattgtcgttgttatcaacttcaattgtctttgttattgtcattataccgttgtttggctaaattccacACTActcgggttcccgatcctaacaaggGAAGAGTTCCTTAAGCTTGGTCACATTCCGTCTTCCCTCTTCAATGAAATTCAGGACCTTAGTATGTCTAGATGCATTAGGTAGTTGCTTGAGCTTAGCCAGCGTACCTCTGCCAATCTAATTATCCCACCAAAATGACACATTTCCTTTGCCTATCTTCCATAAAATGACCTTTTCAGCATCTTCCTTGATATCCATGAGCCTTTTCCTGGTGTGAGATTGACCATATGACCACTTTCTAGCTATTGGGTGTTTTCTGACCACTTTGCAACCTCTAGAAAATCCTTTAGCAATCccattttggttttaaaattcCACCAAACTTTAGCTGAGAGGGTTCTACAAGTGTCATGTAGAGACCTAAAAACAACTCCTCCTTCAATGATGGGATAACATAAATGAGCCAATGATATCTAGTGCACCTTGTTTCTATCTTCAATCTTCCCCAAAAGAAATTAGAGATTATCCTCTCAGTCTGGTATAAGACCGTTTTGAGGATACAGGACATATAGAAGATGGAGTGGGAGAGATGAAGAACATATTTTATTAGAACCGCTTTACCTTACTTCCAAAGGAAAGAAGTTTCCCTTGCCAACCTTGCATTTTTTTCAAAGACTTTAGCTACAATATTGTTGAAGTGGACAATTTTCTTCCTTTCCAAGTAAATAGGACAATCTAAATATTGTACGGAGAACTGAAGGTGTGGAAAGCCACTAATATATTTGACATCATTGACATTATCTTCGTCAAACTGCTCCAACTTAAATTTTGGAGGGAATCTAGGGTATTTGTCACAGGAAAGCGTGGTCCACCTAATATGTCACCAAGGTTTCAGGCAATGAGTACTTTTTCAATTAAAGAATTTGCAGTTTGATTATTAACAATTATAATTGTGATGATCTTGTCTTATGGGTACTGAATTTTCTCTAATATATGACTCTTTGTTTCTTCCCTTTGACAATATCTTTACTTTCTCCCTGAATTATTGATCCCAAGAACGGGAAAAGTAATGATTAGAAAATCAAAATTGTAAAGAAACAAAAGTGAGGGAAGTTTTTGTAATTCTTTAAAGGAATAAGAATACTCCTTTCGCTTCAATTTAGTTGTCACATTTTAATTGATGATAAGCTGTTAAAAAGAATTACTAAATTGTGAAGGAATGATAGAAAAAATGAATATAATATTTGGACTGTCTAAAACGAAATGGCTTTTAAATGGGGTCGATGCAGTGCATAATTGCAAAGGTGATATTTATATTCTTTTAAACTTAAATtgtcaaaatttaaaatatttctaAAAGGCTATTGGAGTAtcgtaaataaataaataaataaattttactaAAACAATACCAATTGAGACGAAGCTATTCATATTTTACTCAAACGGGCAAATTTATATCCTGATATATGGGTAGATAAACTTATGGTCTCTCCACCGAACTATAttttatatatcatatcaatatactatattataagtgtgaAAACTTTTAGGTTAAGTCATTTTactaaaatatctttcaaaaactAAATGACTAAATTACCCTCTACTTaatgatttatttattaatttaatttattattattattatatatgcaATATTATGAAGAACTCAAtagtcattttttttcttttttccattgtCTAATATATCAATAGTTACTTCTTTAATACTATTTCTTAATTAGCCTCCCACTCTTCCTCCtctttaattttcttaattagCTTCCATAACCCATCAAATTCTTACGTCCATAGTACTTCAACATTTGCACGTAGCAACAAATGGGTATGCAAGGAACAAAGATCAAATAATGAAAGCGGAGAATTGGACGATCGATAACATTTCATATATGAGATACAAAGTGTTTTTAAGGTATCTGAAACCCAAAACATGAAATGGAGTCTTCAAACGTTTGTATTGTTTATGGGTTTGTTGTACTTCTTTTGCactattttttagtattttaaattttctctgaATGTTTAATTCATGAATATCCACTCTTTCTGATGATGATCTTGGACTAGACGCAATATTTGATCTTGGTATGTTTATCATGGCTAACATTTACAAAGTCGTACTAACAACCAGCCTTTGcagttattataaaatattgaTTGTTAAGACTGAATTGCTCACAAACTGCATGCATCTTCATGTCATCATTGCTTGTGTAGAAAACAATTAtatgaaatttaaaaatataaatatcatgGGATGGGAAAACGTTTATTCTGTCCTATTTCTCCCCCATCAGTAGCTAgcattttttgtttgttaatTATATTTTAGGTTGACGTTGACgcatatttttctttcttatccGATGTTCAAGTTGTTATTTCCCCAAGCACTATGTTTGTTTATATCATTTTTTTCTATTGACGTTTATTTGAGATCAAtcgttttatttttaaactaaGACAAATCACAATAAACCATTTCAAATTGAGTATAGAATTATATGAAATTTGAATTTATCCCTCTAAGTTACCCAGCAAGAGTTATAAACAGTTTATGCTGTTTTTGTTCTTAATATATGTGGATATCACATTTTGATGTTTAATATTCTTTTATGAAGGTttggttttctttgttttttggtACAAAATCTTCCAGTTTATATTGTTTGTATTTATTGACGTGGGATACACATACAACATTGTTCTTaatatctaatatatatatatatatatatatatatatatatatatatatatattataattgatCTAATATTATCTACTGGCACCTATGCTCCAAAGAGGTTAAATGGTGCACTTAATTGAATGTTCAGTTATTTACCTAGAGGAGTAGTGATCAATTCCCGCTTAATACTTTTTTTAAGTGTTGCACCCATGTTATAAAATCCTAGATCCACCTCTGTCTACTCAAAAATACACCgttgctcccaaatgcacacACAAATATACGTGCTCAACAAGTAATAAGTGATGAGAAAGAATATCGAACTCATAGTGACTTGTCGTTAACTATCtaataaatcaactaaaattgTTATTTAACTAAGAAGATCAATGGTTGAGTTCTTTTTTTGGCTAGTGTGTGCGCTATACTATGGATGCAAAAGTAAAACGAGAAATTATACTAGGAATGCAGAGAATTATCATTTGGAGTTACTTTATTAGAGATGAAGATTTCAGGGTTGTGATAAGTTCCTCAGTCCTACTGATTTCTAGCTAATTCTCCTTCCATTCGAATCGCTTATGGTTGCTATTTGACTGGATTATATGTACTCGTAGTATTCTTTCAAATTACTACTCGCATGCCCAAGATAGTTTTAATGCATATATTTCTATGGAATTAATCTACCACGAATGCATTAAGATCACAATATTCAATTAATCATGGTAACTAGGTATAATTTTATCTTAACCACAAATTCGCCTCCTAACCTTATAGATACGATCATGCTTTCTTCAACTCTTCTATTTTCTAAAAACGTCTTTTTCAAGCATAATCTAGATAGTTAATTTATAACTTAACTGTTGGCTAAACAATCAAACAATTTAGTAccgagtaaaaaaaaaatagcaatatGGAGTAATAGCAATTCTTATTAAAGGCGAAAATAGCAATCAAACATCAATATTCATGGCTAAGCATAATCATATAATAAAGGAGCTTAGCCACacataattattataataatttcaCAAATTTCTGAATGATTAAAGTACTAAGAAAAGATGAACGGTAGAAGAGCTCTACAATCCTTGCTCCAACTTGCTCCCAACGTGTGTTTTTCTCTAAAAAGTCTCGTGTCCCCctcaaaattatttttagaaactcTTTTATACGAGTTTGTGGTGCGTAGGAACGAAATAACCTTGTcacatataaaaataattttttttttgaatagaGGATCTGGCCAGCGTGCCGCCCTAGGCTGGGCACTAGACCTCCCTGTAGCTTTTGCTCATCTGTCCCTAGAGTTACAGGCAGCACCTACTGGCCTAGGAGAGCAGGTCTTGTACCTCGTccagttttcttcttttttccactTCAACTCGTGCATATTCATTCCATTTCGTTCTCGAACGATTCCTAGATATATGAACATCAAAATTAAGATCAATTAATCACTAACACGCATGTAAATACACGAGATTGAAATAAAATATGAGGGGATGTGCATACAATACACATATTTTTAACCGAGTATCAAGTACAAAGGAGTTTAAAACGAGAACTATCAAGAAATAAAACACTCGTCAAAGAGCTTTTAGATGCTACAATTCATGATTTGATTACCAAGTTAGAACATGTCTGCATAGTCATTAGAGTCAAAATACTTCTCTTTTGCAGAAGTTATTGTGCTTAATGTAAAAATGAGCTTGCTAGCTAGATATTGAACATTTTTTCAACTTGCAGAGCTCCTCATCTAAGACTTCATTTTCTTTTATCTAGCTAGTTTCTTTGCAATTGGATTTGAACGAGTTTCCTGAGATTTGCAAGCAAATTAAACACTCTCTTCAACTGCTACGGCCTCTTCAAATATCCGGGTTGTATCTAAACCAAGGATGAAGGATACCATCAGAAGAACCACCCGATTTAACCCCTATGAATCAAGATAAGATCCACCAATCTAACTATCCTTTAAACAATAGATACACTATACTATGCCGACGACTTGCATATGGAAAAAGACTTCAGCGATAACGTCGATGATAACGACACCATCCCTCTAACCATTGATGATTGCTCGGAAATTTTCTATTATTATATGTAGTTTCACCCATAAGGGGTGCTAATTAACCCATTAGTTCATTAGTATGTCCTTCTCCTAAACTCTacgtatgtgtatatatatatatcgcgcACACTGGGTGTTGAAAAAGATACGCTTTTCCCATCAATATATGATGGATAAGAGTTTTTATGAGAAAATCTTCTCTGCATTGTAAAAAGGATTAGTAGGTTGTGGAAAAAGGAAATTCATGTGCTTCACGAGGATTCTCAACGACCAATGATACAGTTATTGTAGATCTACTTTTATTAAGGAGAAACCCGTAAGTCTCTTAATTATCAAATCATTCGGAAAGCGAATGGGCTACCGATATTTAAAATCCAAAATTGAAAGATCTATGAAAGGTTTTAGAAGAATTATTTCATAGTCAAACTTCTCAAGGAATAAAGTTTGCAAAATGCCCTGGGCCCTAATTCATCAATGATTTCTTTCTATCAATTAAAAAATGGTACCCTAACTTCATATATCGCTTTTGAGACAAAAGTTACCTACTTAGCAATTTGGGTTCGTTTATTAGAAATTTCTACTGAATAAATACTATGATACTGTCATTTTATCAATGATACTTGTCCATCTGCAACTCTAAGGGACAAATATGCTCGTATATATGTTGAGGTTCCAATTAAAAACCCACATCGATATAGGTAGCGGATAACATGAGGCTAGTGAAAGATGGTAAAATTACTAAAACTACTACTGTTCTTGCTCGCGTTGGTAGTTATGTTCTAAATAGTAAAAGAGATTAAAAAACATAGGATATACTCTCCTTTTGATAATGTGTCACAAGCAAATATAACCACTCCCTTATACCGAATCTgtttgaaaattaatttttcaCCCCAGTAATCCTCATAGATCTTCCTATACAAACTACACCTAACTCCACCGTTATTAGTAAATCGAGTTAATTCCAAAACaacaaatattaaatatttttcctacgagttataattttgaatttaaacttgaaaatTCAACTAATACTATTGCTAATAGACGACTCTTTCTATCTTGTTAAAACAATCACCTATTCATAACCCTATGATACTCACAATCAGATGGAGTGATGAAACTTGATCAACCTTCTCCATCCTCTTCAACCTATAATCCTTCAAATAATTCCAATGATCCTGATACCTAAAGAATCTCCGAGAAGAATAGTTCTTAACTTGTATCTCTATTGTTCAAGTTACAGGTATTTATAGCACAAGGTATATGCAGTTACAAAGATATAACTGAATTTATATCAGATAGAATTTACAGATATATGCAGTTACAAAGACATAACTGAATCTATGtcagatttgaatttgaatctgttGGATAGGATTATCCTTAACACCCCCCCCCGCAAGATTGAGGATCCATCCAGGAGGTCGTGACACTTGTTGAGCTGAAACTGATGCTTGGACAAGGGCTTACTAAAAAGATTAGTTATTTGATTTTTTGAAGAGATGTGAGATATTCAAAGAGCACCTTTTTGAACTAAATCTCTGACAAAATGGATGTCAATTTCCAGATGCTTCATTTTAGAGTGAAGAACGAGATTTTGACATGTATACATGGTAGATATATTATCACAATATATTTTGGAAGGTGGTATCCAGTATCCAAGTTCTTGAAGAAGAGATTTAACCCATTGAACTTCAGCAGTTGTTGCAGCAACCGCCCTGTACTCGACTTCTGTGGACGATCTAGCAAGTGTCTTttgcttctttgaactccaaCTAATTGGAACATGACCAAAATACAGTAAGTATCCAGAAGTAGTTGTTGTCAGATGGATCACCGGCCCAGTCAGCATCATAAAATGCATGAAACTTCAAGAAGGATTGTGGAGTAATATGGAGACCAAAGGCAATGGTACACTTGAGTAGGGGAGATGTTGGGGGTCCTTTAATGAGAACTGTGCTCCAAGAGCTCGGATAAATCGCTGAATTAAGGAGGAATTGTTACCTGTCACAATAAGATCATCCACATACACCAAGTAATAGCAACAAGTGGTACCTTGACAATATATGAACAGAGAGTGATCACTTTGGGATTGACAGAAGCCAAACTTCAAAGTAAATGAACGTAAGGCTTGATACCAGGCTCTAGGGGCTTGCTTGAGCCCGTAAAGAGCTTTGACTAATTTACATACATGGTGTGGTTTGGCACGATCACTGAATCCCGATGGTTGTTTCATGAAAACGTCTTCTTCTATAGGGCCATGTAAGAAGGCGTTGTTCACATCTAATTGAATCAGAGGCCAGGACTGTGTAACAACTAAAATAAGAACCACACAAATTTTGACTGGCTTTACCACTGGGCTGAATGTCTCACCAAAATCAATTCCTGGTTGCTGGCTATATCCCTTCACAACCAGTCGAGCCGTATACTTTTGAAGTGAGCCATCTGCATTTCTTTTTACCCTGAAAATCCACTTACAACCAACTAAATTCTGATTAGAATTAGGAGGAACAAGAACCCAAGTACCATTTTTAATTAATGCATTGAATTCATCTGACATGGCAGAGCGCCACTCTAGATGTAATAGAGCTTGCGCAACTGTCGTTGGTTCTGGTACTTCAAGGAAAAGGATGTTTAGTGACATGGTGTATAGTTTTAGGTTTGTGGATGTTAGTTTTAGAACGAGTGATCATGTAATGAGTATTTTGCAGTGAAGCGGAAGGAGTGTTGTTTTATGTTGAAGAAGGAGGATCACTGTTTGTCATCGACGGGCATGGATAAGAGGGTAACGATGATTGTGCAATAGGTTGACTGGCAGATGGAGACGTCGGAGGAAAGGAATTAGTTTGAAAGGGAATTAGAGTGAGAGAGGAATCAGTAGAAGGAATAGAATAccaatttgaaatgaaaaaatatgaagaatgaCGAGATTGATATGGAAAGATATGTTCAAGAAAGACAACATGACGTGAGGTAAAGTACTTCTTAGATTTAAAATCATAACATAAATAGGCACTTTGATGCAAGGAGTAATCAAGAAAGACACAGGGAACTGATTTGAGATCAAATTTGGATTTTGTATACTGAGGAAGGCAAGGATAACAGAGACAACCAAAGACACGCAAGGATTCATAATTGGGAGAACGACTAAAGAGCTTTTGATAAGGAGAGGAGAATTGAAGAACTAGTGTAGGAAGACGATTAATGAGGTATGTGGCAGTTTGGAATGCAAATGACCAAAAGGAAGAAGGGAGGTAAGTTGTTTCAGTAACGTGAGGCCAGTTTCTACTAAATGGCGATTGACGACGTTCGGCAGCCCCGTTGTGTTGTGGAGTGTGAGGTGGTGTTTGCAGGTGATTTTATGCTGACATCAAAGGTATTCTCAACAAATTTTTggaatgttggaaaatttttATACACATCAGATTTTGCTTTCAAAGGAAAGAGCCAGATGTACTTTGTGTAATGATCCACAAATATGATATAATAAAGGAACCCATCAATTGATTGCACTGGGGCAGGACCCCATAAATCAGAATATAAAAGTTCAAGAGGTCTACTGCTACTTAGAGAAGAAACGCCAAACGATTGACGATGACTTTGATTGCATTGACATGGATTACATAGAGATGCTTTAACAGAAGATACAGGTAATTGAAACTtggacaaaataaaattaaaatcctaGCGCTAGGATGGCCAAGGCGTTGATGCCAGGAGGCTGATGAAACTCGAATGTTGAAGCAGACGCGATTATGAGAAAATGAAGATGACAGAAGCTTGTATAAGGATTGATCAAGTTGGCCTTTGAACAGAATCTCCCCCGTGAATTGATCCTTCACAAGAAATAGTCAGAAAAGAATTTGATTGACACTTGGTTAGAGTTACAAAACTGAGATACAGATATGAGATTGGTTTTAGCAGAAGGAACACATAAAACATTAGAAAGATGGAACTTTTTAGTGGGAAGAGAGATCGTACCAGATATTGGGAAACGTAAggaaaaaaatatgtaaaagagAAAAGCAACAAACTgtacaagacaagacaagacaagacaagacaagatttacatGGTTTGGTGCAATTCATCGCTGCCATCATATGGTGAATGAAGAGAAAGGTTACACAGGTCATTAGTGATGTGATGAGATGCTCCAGTGTCTAGCAACCATTGTTGATCAGATCGAGAATTTGCATTAGAGTGTACTTGAGGATTCCGTGAAAATAAGTCCCTGAAATAATCGCGTGCTCAAAAACATTGTTTGACATGGTGCCCAAATTTGTCGCATAATTGACATTGGATTTTGGCTTGAGATCCTGAGCCTCGAGAATATTGTCTCGGTACAAACTTCTGAGACTTATATGATTAGGAATTCACTGGAAAACCAATACTTTCATGGTCAGATTGAAAAGATTGATTTGTCTTTCCAGAATTGCCTTGCCATTGCTGAAAAGAAGATTTAGTGTTTGTGCCCTTGCGAACATGATTTGTTGTGATGGGAGCGGTGTCAAATGTGGGATCTATTTGTTTCAAATACAATTCATGAGCTAGTAACTTGTCTTGGAGTTCATCGAATGATATGACAGTATCTCTAGCACGAACAACTGCAGCAATATCTCGAAATTTAGGGCCAACACCACTAAGAATGTGGACTATAAGATCCACATCGCTAACAGGACTTCCACATAGAGAGAGTTCCTCAGCAATTGACTTGATAAATTGAAGATATTCAGCAACTAGGCGTGAATCTCTCCTTGCTTTAGACAACTTATCATGCAAGGATAGGATTCGAGTGGCTGATTTATTTGCAAATGCCATTTGAAACTTGGTCCATGCCTCCGCTGAGGTTTTGGCAT
The sequence above is drawn from the Nicotiana tabacum cultivar K326 chromosome 13, ASM71507v2, whole genome shotgun sequence genome and encodes:
- the LOC142168231 gene encoding uncharacterized protein LOC142168231 codes for the protein MNTTADAKTSAEAWTKFQMAFANKSATRILSLHDKLSKARRDSRLVAEYLQFIKSIAEELSLCGSPVSDVDLIVHILSGVGPKFRDIAAVVRARDTVISFDELQDKLLAHELYLKQIDPTFDTAPITTNHVRKGTNTKSSFQQWQGNSGKTNQSFQSDHESIGFPVNS